AATAAAATTGCCAAAAATACTCATATTATTGCAGGTGTTGCATTTTGCGGTTTTGCACTATGGCATCACATGCTTTACCAACCAAAAAAATCAAAAAAAGAGAATGAAAAAAATATTATAAATCCAACAAAATCTTCAATAAAATAAACTAAGTTTTTGTTAATCATATTTTAGATAGAATGCAAAAATTATTGAAGGATAAAATAGATGAATAAAAGAGTTCTTGTAAAGTTCTCAGGAGAAGCATTAGCTGGAACTGAAGGATATGGAATTGATACAAAAATATTAGATTATATAGCTGAAGAGATTAAAACTTTAGTTGAGCATGGTGTTGAAGTTGCTATTGTTATTGGTGGTGGAAATATTATTCGTGGTGTTACTGCTGCTGCTGATGGTGTTATTAAAAGAACAAGTGCTGATTATATGGGAATGCTAGGAACTGTAATCAATGGTGTTGCTATGCAAGAAGCCTTAGAATACAAAGGTTTGAGCGCAAGGTTGCAAACTGCTATAAAAATGGAAGAGATAGCTGAACCTTTTATTGTAAGAAAAGCTATGAGACATTTTGAAAAAGGAAGAGTTGTAATTTTTGGAGCAGGAACTGGAAATCCATATTTTACTACTGATACAGGTGCAACACTAAGAGCTACTGAAATTGGTGCAGATTTACTTATAAAAGCAACAAAAGTTAATGGAGTTTATGATAAAGATCCAATGAAATTTGCAGATGCAGTAAAATTAGAAAATCTTACATATGATAGAGCTTTAGAAGACCATATAAAAGTTATGGATGACACTGCTATTGCTTTAGCAAAAGATAATAAACTACCAATTGCAGTTACAAATATGAATGAAAAAGGAAATTTGCTAAGAATTGTACAAGGCGATTATAGCAAATGTTCAATAGTTAAATAGTTCAAAATAGATTTTAAAAAGGATATTAAAAATGGAAAGATTAGAAGAGAGAATTTCAAGAGCTTTAAAACAAGTTGATAATGATAGATATGTTTTAGCAATTGCAGTTGGACAAAGAGCAGATGAATTAAGCAAAGGTGCAAAACCACTTTTAAGCCAAAATACTCAAAAAATGAAATATACAGATATTGCAATTGATGAAATAGCAAGTGGATTGCTAAAAATCAACGGTTTTACTGATAAAAAATAGATCTCTACTTAGTAGATTTTATGAATTTATTCTTCAAAGAGCTACAACTAGTAAATACAATTGAAGGGGCAATAAAAGAGCTTGAAAAGCAAATTGATATTAGCCCTAAACTAAATGGGATTATTGATTTTATTATCGAAGCTCATGAGGGTCAATTTAGAAAAAGTGGTGAACCCTATTCGGTTCATCCAATTCTTGTAGCAACAATAACTAGTACTTTTTCAAAAGATGAAGATGTTATTGCAACTGCACTTCTTCATGATGTTGTAGAAGATACACCCTTTACATTAGAATTTGTTGAAGAAAAATGGGGTAAAAATGTCTCTAATATGGTTAAAGGTCTTACAAAAGTAGCAGATATTAGAGAAGAAAATTTTATTACTTCAAAAGATTCAAGCGATACAAAAATAGTTCAAGCAGCACTTACATTTAGAAAAATGCTAATAGCATCAATAGATGATCCACGAGTTTTAATAGTAAAACTATGTGATAGACTTCATAATATGCTTACTCTTGCTGTTTTACCACAACATAAACAAAGAAGAATAGCTGAAGAGACTCTGGTTGTTTATGTTCCAATTGCCAATAGACTTGGTATTTCAACACTTAAAAATGAGTTAGAAGATTTAGCATTTTTCTATATTTATCCAGATGAGTACAAAAAAATTGATGATTTTTTAAAAGAGAATGAACAAGCTATGCAGCTTAGTTTCAATACTTTTATTGCTATTACAAAAAATTTATTAGAAAAAAATGGTTTTGAAGAGAATGAGATAAAAATATACTCAAGAATTAAACATCACTATTCAATATATTTAAAAATGCAAAGAAAAGGTATTACTATAGAAGAGGTACTTGATCTTTTTGCAATTAGAATCTTAGTTCCAAGCGATATAGATTGCTATAAGGCATTAGGACATATTCATTTAGAATTTAAACCTTTAGTTTCAAGATTTAAAGATTATATAGCAACACCTAAAGAAAATGGTTACAAAACTATTCATACAACAGTTTTTTATAATTCAAAAATATATGAGATTCAGATTCGTTCATTTGATATGAATAGTGTTGCAGAGTATGGAATAGCAGCTCACTGGGCATATAAAAATGGAGAAAAAAATAGCTCTTCAAGTTCAAATCTTAATTGGTTAAAATCTTTGGAGTTCTCTAATGACAACATAGAAGAGTTCTATAATGAAACAAAAGAAAATTTGTTTAACGATGAAATTATAGTTTATTCACCAAAAGGTGAAGTTTTTATCCTGCCTATTGGTTCAACTGCTTATGATTATGCTTTTGCGGTTCATACAAATGTTGGAAAAAAAGCAATTTCTTGTTATATAAATAAAATTAAAAAACCTCTTTTAACAGTTTTAAAAAGTACAGATATTATACAAATTGAGCTAGGAAATGAACCAATCATAAGATGTTCTTGGATAGATATGGTAAAAACTTCAAGAGCAAAAAAACAATTAAAATTTTTATGTATGCAAAGACAAAGAGAGATAGATGAACTTGCTGGAAAAAATATTATAAATACTATATTTTCTAGATATTATAATGATATTTTAGAACATTATCCAGTAAAAGGTCTATATAAGGTACCAACAAATTTACCTTTTTTAAAAAATGCAAAACAAATTGTAGAGAAAAAAGTATTAAAAGAGAAAGGAATTATGGGAAGATTTAAAATCTTCACAAGCAAGATAAAAGAGTTTAAATTTGACAATATGCTTATTTATTCTAACTTTAATATAAATTCTGTATCATTTGACCACTGTTGTCATCCAAAATTTGGAGATGATATTATTGCATTTAGAAACTCTCACAATGCAATAATTCACCATAAAATGTGTGATAAAGCTTATTCTAAAATAAAAGAAAATGAACAAATGTTGTATTGTGAATGGGCAAAAAACTCTGTTTTTCAATACAAAATGCTAATAAGTATTCCAAATACAAAAGGTGAATTAGCAAAAGTTTTAGCATATCTTTCTAAAAGCGATTTTTATATCTTAGCTTGTAATTTTGGGCGACAAAAACACTCATATATTCAATATTGTGATATAGAGTTTGAGATAAATAATTCAAATGTAGATGAAGTTAGACAAATTGTTGAGAAAAATATAAAAGTTATAGATTTTATGTCAAAAAAAGACGCATATAATAAATAAAGGTTTAATAAAATATGGAAAATAAAATAAAAGAAGCGATAGACGAAATTCAAAGAGGAACTGCTGAGATTATTGATATTGAAGCTATTACAAAATTAATAAAAAAATATTTTGAAACAGGTGAAAATTTCTATGTAAAAGCAGGATTTGATCCAACAGCTCCTGATATTCATCTAGGACATACAGTTTTAATACAAAAATTAGCAACTTTTCAAAAATTTGGAGGAGTAGTTCAATTTCTAATTGGAGATTTTACTGCAACTATTGGAGACCCAACTGGAAAAAATGAAACAAGAAAAGTTTTAAGTAGAGATGATGTATTGGCAAACGCTGAGACTTACAAAGAGCAAGTTTTTAAAATCTTAGACCCAAATAAAACGCAAGTTGTTTTTAATAGTACTTGGTTAAATGAACTAGGAACAGCTGGACTTATAAATTTAGCTTCAAACTTGACAGTTGCAAGAATGTTAGAACGTGATGATTTTTCAAAAAGATATAGTTCAAACACTCCAATTGCTGTAAATGAATTTTTATATCCCCTACTTCAAGGTTATGACTCAATTGCTTTAAATAGCGATGTAGAACTTGGTGGAACAGATCAAAAATTTAATCTACTTATGGGTAGAACTTTGCAAAAAGCATATAACTGTAAAAAACAACAAGCGGTTTTAATGATGCCAATCCTTGAAGGTCTTGATGGTGTTCAAAAGATGTCAAAATCATTAGGTAACTATATTGGTGTTACAGATCTTCCTTTTGATATGTTTGGAAAAGTTTTATCAATTTCAGATGAACTTATGTGGAGATACTTTGAGCTTCTTTCAAGTAAAAGTTTAAAAGAGATTGAAGAGATAAAAAAAGGTGTAGAAAATGGAACAATGCACCCTAAAAAAGTAAAAGAGGATTTAGCAGCTGAGATAGTTGATAGATTTCATGGAGTTGGTGCTGGAGCTTTAGCAAAAGCTGAATTTGAAAAAGTTTTTGCCAAAAAAGATATACCAACTGATATACCTGAATTTATTTTTGAAGGTGAGATTTGGATTTGTCAAGCTATGTTAGATTCAAAATTAGTTGATTCAACTTCACAAGCAAGAAGAGATATAAATTCAAATGCGGTATCGATTAATCAAGAGAAAATAAGCGATGATAAGTTAAACTTAACATCTGGCGAATACATTTTGCAAAAAGGCAAAAAAAGTTTTGCAAAAATAATAATAAAATAGAAGAGGCTAATTGTGAAAATAGGAAAATATGAGATAAAACATCCAATAATTCAAGGTGGTATGGGTGTTGGAATAAGTTGGGATCAATTAGCTGGACATGTTAGTCTTGAAGGCGGTTTAGGAGTAATTTCAGCAGTTGGCACAGGATACTATAAAAAACTTAGCCCTAAAGTAAATATTGTTATGAAAAAAGATAAACCTAAAGAGGTTTTAAATTTTTATAGTAAAGATGCTTTAAAAGAGATTTTTGATAACGCTAGAAAAATTTGTGGAAATTTGCCACTTGCTTGTAATATTTTATATGCTATAAATGACTATGGAAGAGTTGTACGTGATGCATGTGAAGCAGGTGCTAATATAATAATTACTGGTGCTGGAATTCCAACAAATATGCCTGAATTTACAAAAGATTTCCCAGATGTTGCACTTGTTCCAATTGTATCAAGTGCAAGAGCTTTAAAACTTATTTGTAAAAAATGGCAAAGATACAATAAAATACCAGATGCTGTAATAGTTGAAGGACCTTTAAGTGGTGGTCATCAAGGTTTCAAATATGAAGATTGTTATAAAGAAGAGTTTCAACTTGAGAATATTGTAACTCCTGTTATTGAAGAAGCAAAAAACTGGGGTAATATTCCTGTTATTGCAGCTGGTGGAATTTGGGATAAAAAAGATATTGATAAGTTTATATCTCTTGGTTGTGCTGGAGTTCAAATGGCTACTAGATTTATAGGAACTTTTGAGTGTGATGCTGATCCTAAATTCAAAGATGTTTTACTAAATGCAAAAGAAGAAGATATTGTTTTAATGAGTTCTCCAGTAGGTCTTCCTGCACGTGGAGTTAAGACAAATCTTCAATTCTCAATAGAAAACCATACTGCACCAAAAGTTCAATGCATCTCAAATTGTGTTGCACCTTGTAATAGAGGTCATGAAGCAAAACTAGTAGGATATTGCATCGCTGATAGATTAGGAGCCGCATACAAAGGTGATGTAGAAACTGGTCTATTTTTCTCTGGTTCAAATGGATATAAAATTGATAAGATAATCTCTGTTAAAGAGTTAATGGAAAAATTAACTAAAGGAGAGTAGTTATTTTAACTAAATTCTTTATTTGCCTTCTACTTATTATCAATATATCTTTTGCCTCTAGCTTGGAACAGCAGTACAAAGAGGCAAGAATAGAGTTTTTAAAATCTTCATTAAGAAAAGATGACAATCAAAAAATAGATGATTTAAAAAAAATTATTGAACTAGGGAAAAAGTTAAATAAAGATGTAAGACCTGATGAAAAAAAATTAGCTGTTTTAAATAAAAGTATTAAAGTAATAAATAACAAAAATATAGAGTCAGCTCAAACTTCTTCAAATAATAAGCAAAATAAAGAGAAACAATCAAATCTTTTATACTCTATAAAAAATGTAACTACTTCAAACAACTCAATAGTAGTTGATTTTAATGTTGATATAAAAGAAGATGATATTAAATTTTTTGAGCTAAAACCTTCTCCTTTATATAGAGATGTTTTTGATATCAAAGGTTATTTTAAAGATGCCTTAGCTACAAAATTAGCAATTCAGGGTGTTGAACAAATTACAATAGGTCAGTTTCAACCTGATGTTTTAAGAATTGTAATTTCAGGCAATAATAATCCAGAAACATCTTATAAAATAACAAAAAGACAACTAATAATAGATGTAAATAGTAAACAATCAACAAAAAAAGATGAACAAATAAAAGAGATTTCAAAACAAAAAATTGAACCTAATTCAAATATTCAAGAGATGGTTGATTTGAAAAACTCTATTCGTTCTATTTCATCAAGTGGAGATAAGATTACTATCCAGTTTAACAAAAAAATATCACAAAAAGATTTAAAATATTCTACTCTTAAGCAAAATGGAAATTTTGAATATATTTTTGATATTAATGGAAAATATAGTTATATTGAACCTACAAAACTAAATTTAAATAGTATAGATAAAGTTATTACTACAGAAAATAAAAATAGCGTTAGAATAAGATTAATAAATAAAAATAATCCTAAAATTAAATATATTTTAAAATCAAATGAGCTAACTATTGAAGTTTTAGAAACTCAAAGTGAAAAAGTAGAAGTTGCTAAAAACAGTAGTGATTCAAACAGTAAAACTAATCTTCCTACAAAAGTTTCAAAACAAGTTCAAAATACGACACCCAAAAATGCTATAAATAAAACAATAGTTATAGATGCAGGACATGGTGGAGATGATGTTGGTGCAGTTGGACCAAATAAAGAGTATGAAAAAGTTATAAATTTAGAAGTAGCAAAATATCTTGATAATATATTAAAACAAAGAGGGTACAAGGTATATTTGACTAGATCAACTGATAAATTTATTAAAGTTATGGATAGAACTATTTTAGCAAATGAAAAAAATGCTGACCTTTTTATCTCAATACATACAAACTCTATGCCAAAAGAGAAAGCTAGTAGTACAAGCGGTATTGAGACATTTTTTCTAAGTCCTGCAAGAAGTGAAAGAGCAAAAAAAGTTGCTGCTTTAGAAAATAAAGATGATATTAGAGAGATGAGTGAAAGTTCAAAAAATGTATTTTTAGAGAGCTTAAATCGTCCAAGAATTACAGCCTCTCATAAATTTGCAATAGATGTTCAATCAGGGCTTTTACAAGCAGCTAGAACAAAATATAAAGATGTAAGAGATACAGGTGTAAAAGAGGGACCATTTTGGGTTTTAGTTGGTGCTCAAATGCCATCTATTCTTATTGAACTAGGATTTATATCTCATCCTGTTGAAAGTAAAAGATTATATGACAAAGATTATCAGCAAGTACTTGCAAATGGTATTGCTAATGGAATAGATTCTTACTTTCTAAAAAATCCTTAATCTCTGATACTAATTTTTTTTGCATTGACTTTATCTTTGGAAGCTTTTTTAATGAAAAGAATTTTACTTTTGAATTTTCCCAAGAGAGATATTCACTTTTTAAAGTATTTCCATTAAAATATCTATCCATATTTTCAATATTTGAAGAGTTTACAAGCCAAACTCCAATATCTTTTTCTTGATTTATCTGCTCAAAATACTCTTCAAAAAGTTCAATATCTATAGAGATTGAACTCTCTTCAAAGAACTCTCTTTTTGCACACATAAAAGCAGTCTCATTTTTTACTTTTGTACCTTTTAGACATCCCCATTTATTATTGCTTGCAACATCTAAACACAAAAGAATTTTAACACCTTTTTTTGTTACAATATATGGAACTATTCCATAAGTTTTTGTATGACTCATTATTTTAAATCCTATATAGTTTTTATTCTAGATTGATAAACATAGATGGCTGCTATAAACCAAATAATTAAAGGTAATAATAAAGATAACTCTGGATTTAAAACACCAGAACTTGTAATTTTAAATAAAAAGAAAAAAACTCCCCAAACAATTAAAGTTCCAAAAATACCAAAAGATACAAAAATTCCTAATCTAAAAAATCTACTATTTAAAGAACTATATGCAAATACTAAAAAAAGAAGTGGAATTATAAAAAATGGAACAAATAGCTGATTATATATATTTCCTCTTATTTTTGAAGTGTTTACACCTTGTTTTTCTAATAAAAACATAGCATTTATAGCATCTAACAATGAAGAATCATTTCTTGCTTCATATACATTATCCAATATCTTTGGTTGAAATCCATCTAATGTATTTAAAAATTTTTCATACTTTATTGTAAGTTTAGAGTTCATATCAAGCTCTTTTGGTTTTGTAGTAATCTTTGCATCTACAATATACCATTTATTATTTTGAAAATATGCTTTTTGTGCAACAATTGTTTCAACTACATCTTTTCCATCTACTTTAAAAATATGTATATTTTCTGCTCTTTTTTCTAAAGGAAAAAGCTTTTGGAAATAGACAAAATTATCATTATATTTCAAAAATATATCACTTTTTGTACTTGAGAAGTACTCATTATCTAAAATCTTCTTTTTTTGTTCATAAGAGTATGCCAAAGGTGTCATTTGTAAAAATATTAAAACTACTAAAAATATTAAACCTAAAGATAATATAGGTAAAAATATATCTCTTCTTCCAGCTCCTAAAGAGTAAAATGCAACATACTCATTATTTTTAATAAATGTTATTAAAGTTGAAATCCAAGCAAAAACAATTGAAAGAGGAAGAGTTAAAGTTAGTGTAAAAAATGCATTATAAAAGATATATAACAACTGTAAGTTTGCTGATTGAGGTATAGATTTAAAATTTTGTAAAAAGTCAATTCCCACAAAAAATATCTCTAAAGATAGTAAAATTATAATAAAATTTTTAAGATACTTTTCAATTATATATTTTGTTAAAATACTCATATAGACTGCTT
Above is a genomic segment from Aliarcobacter cryaerophilus containing:
- the pyrH gene encoding UMP kinase, translated to MNKRVLVKFSGEALAGTEGYGIDTKILDYIAEEIKTLVEHGVEVAIVIGGGNIIRGVTAAADGVIKRTSADYMGMLGTVINGVAMQEALEYKGLSARLQTAIKMEEIAEPFIVRKAMRHFEKGRVVIFGAGTGNPYFTTDTGATLRATEIGADLLIKATKVNGVYDKDPMKFADAVKLENLTYDRALEDHIKVMDDTAIALAKDNKLPIAVTNMNEKGNLLRIVQGDYSKCSIVK
- a CDS encoding DNA-directed RNA polymerase subunit omega, whose product is MERLEERISRALKQVDNDRYVLAIAVGQRADELSKGAKPLLSQNTQKMKYTDIAIDEIASGLLKINGFTDKK
- a CDS encoding RelA/SpoT family protein is translated as MNLFFKELQLVNTIEGAIKELEKQIDISPKLNGIIDFIIEAHEGQFRKSGEPYSVHPILVATITSTFSKDEDVIATALLHDVVEDTPFTLEFVEEKWGKNVSNMVKGLTKVADIREENFITSKDSSDTKIVQAALTFRKMLIASIDDPRVLIVKLCDRLHNMLTLAVLPQHKQRRIAEETLVVYVPIANRLGISTLKNELEDLAFFYIYPDEYKKIDDFLKENEQAMQLSFNTFIAITKNLLEKNGFEENEIKIYSRIKHHYSIYLKMQRKGITIEEVLDLFAIRILVPSDIDCYKALGHIHLEFKPLVSRFKDYIATPKENGYKTIHTTVFYNSKIYEIQIRSFDMNSVAEYGIAAHWAYKNGEKNSSSSSNLNWLKSLEFSNDNIEEFYNETKENLFNDEIIVYSPKGEVFILPIGSTAYDYAFAVHTNVGKKAISCYINKIKKPLLTVLKSTDIIQIELGNEPIIRCSWIDMVKTSRAKKQLKFLCMQRQREIDELAGKNIINTIFSRYYNDILEHYPVKGLYKVPTNLPFLKNAKQIVEKKVLKEKGIMGRFKIFTSKIKEFKFDNMLIYSNFNINSVSFDHCCHPKFGDDIIAFRNSHNAIIHHKMCDKAYSKIKENEQMLYCEWAKNSVFQYKMLISIPNTKGELAKVLAYLSKSDFYILACNFGRQKHSYIQYCDIEFEINNSNVDEVRQIVEKNIKVIDFMSKKDAYNK
- the tyrS gene encoding tyrosine--tRNA ligase, giving the protein MENKIKEAIDEIQRGTAEIIDIEAITKLIKKYFETGENFYVKAGFDPTAPDIHLGHTVLIQKLATFQKFGGVVQFLIGDFTATIGDPTGKNETRKVLSRDDVLANAETYKEQVFKILDPNKTQVVFNSTWLNELGTAGLINLASNLTVARMLERDDFSKRYSSNTPIAVNEFLYPLLQGYDSIALNSDVELGGTDQKFNLLMGRTLQKAYNCKKQQAVLMMPILEGLDGVQKMSKSLGNYIGVTDLPFDMFGKVLSISDELMWRYFELLSSKSLKEIEEIKKGVENGTMHPKKVKEDLAAEIVDRFHGVGAGALAKAEFEKVFAKKDIPTDIPEFIFEGEIWICQAMLDSKLVDSTSQARRDINSNAVSINQEKISDDKLNLTSGEYILQKGKKSFAKIIIK
- a CDS encoding nitronate monooxygenase, which produces MKIGKYEIKHPIIQGGMGVGISWDQLAGHVSLEGGLGVISAVGTGYYKKLSPKVNIVMKKDKPKEVLNFYSKDALKEIFDNARKICGNLPLACNILYAINDYGRVVRDACEAGANIIITGAGIPTNMPEFTKDFPDVALVPIVSSARALKLICKKWQRYNKIPDAVIVEGPLSGGHQGFKYEDCYKEEFQLENIVTPVIEEAKNWGNIPVIAAGGIWDKKDIDKFISLGCAGVQMATRFIGTFECDADPKFKDVLLNAKEEDIVLMSSPVGLPARGVKTNLQFSIENHTAPKVQCISNCVAPCNRGHEAKLVGYCIADRLGAAYKGDVETGLFFSGSNGYKIDKIISVKELMEKLTKGE
- a CDS encoding N-acetylmuramoyl-L-alanine amidase family protein; the encoded protein is MEQQYKEARIEFLKSSLRKDDNQKIDDLKKIIELGKKLNKDVRPDEKKLAVLNKSIKVINNKNIESAQTSSNNKQNKEKQSNLLYSIKNVTTSNNSIVVDFNVDIKEDDIKFFELKPSPLYRDVFDIKGYFKDALATKLAIQGVEQITIGQFQPDVLRIVISGNNNPETSYKITKRQLIIDVNSKQSTKKDEQIKEISKQKIEPNSNIQEMVDLKNSIRSISSSGDKITIQFNKKISQKDLKYSTLKQNGNFEYIFDINGKYSYIEPTKLNLNSIDKVITTENKNSVRIRLINKNNPKIKYILKSNELTIEVLETQSEKVEVAKNSSDSNSKTNLPTKVSKQVQNTTPKNAINKTIVIDAGHGGDDVGAVGPNKEYEKVINLEVAKYLDNILKQRGYKVYLTRSTDKFIKVMDRTILANEKNADLFISIHTNSMPKEKASSTSGIETFFLSPARSERAKKVAALENKDDIREMSESSKNVFLESLNRPRITASHKFAIDVQSGLLQAARTKYKDVRDTGVKEGPFWVLVGAQMPSILIELGFISHPVESKRLYDKDYQQVLANGIANGIDSYFLKNP
- a CDS encoding NUDIX domain-containing protein, with amino-acid sequence MSHTKTYGIVPYIVTKKGVKILLCLDVASNNKWGCLKGTKVKNETAFMCAKREFFEESSISIDIELFEEYFEQINQEKDIGVWLVNSSNIENMDRYFNGNTLKSEYLSWENSKVKFFSLKKLPKIKSMQKKLVSEIKDFLESKNLFH
- a CDS encoding LptF/LptG family permease, with the protein product MSILTKYIIEKYLKNFIIILLSLEIFFVGIDFLQNFKSIPQSANLQLLYIFYNAFFTLTLTLPLSIVFAWISTLITFIKNNEYVAFYSLGAGRRDIFLPILSLGLIFLVVLIFLQMTPLAYSYEQKKKILDNEYFSSTKSDIFLKYNDNFVYFQKLFPLEKRAENIHIFKVDGKDVVETIVAQKAYFQNNKWYIVDAKITTKPKELDMNSKLTIKYEKFLNTLDGFQPKILDNVYEARNDSSLLDAINAMFLLEKQGVNTSKIRGNIYNQLFVPFFIIPLLFLVFAYSSLNSRFFRLGIFVSFGIFGTLIVWGVFFFLFKITSSGVLNPELSLLLPLIIWFIAAIYVYQSRIKTI